Proteins co-encoded in one Symmachiella macrocystis genomic window:
- a CDS encoding DUF3891 family protein — protein MIRREQGADWLIVSQVDHARLAAELAQVWRHSIASSWGISELLFHAVLKHDDGWRAWETGLEIDPANGIPRDFTEMPMDVASGIWTSSIETCATEHPLAGIWVSRHFCYLAQHSLSSRADNAADVSAARRFLAEQEQSQQQLRSVSLQDVTAREFANLSELGVRFLRLFDGLSLWLCCAERSETSEIQCDGQSARFIPYADARIVIDPYVLTKQPLTLAVPARRIAARAYADNKDLRAAIDASPVEELSWTFTAHDLS, from the coding sequence ATGATTCGTCGAGAACAGGGCGCGGACTGGTTGATTGTTTCCCAGGTTGATCATGCGCGGTTGGCGGCCGAATTGGCCCAAGTTTGGCGACATTCCATCGCCAGTAGTTGGGGGATTAGCGAATTGTTATTCCACGCCGTTCTGAAGCACGATGACGGATGGCGCGCTTGGGAAACCGGGTTGGAAATTGATCCTGCCAATGGCATTCCGCGGGACTTTACTGAAATGCCCATGGACGTTGCGTCGGGGATCTGGACATCCAGCATCGAAACGTGCGCGACTGAGCATCCCTTAGCCGGGATTTGGGTCAGCCGCCACTTTTGCTACTTGGCCCAGCATTCGCTCTCCAGTCGAGCGGACAACGCAGCGGATGTCTCCGCTGCCCGACGTTTTCTGGCTGAACAAGAACAGTCTCAACAACAACTGCGAAGTGTCTCGCTGCAGGATGTGACTGCACGGGAATTCGCAAATCTGAGCGAATTGGGGGTTCGCTTCTTGCGACTGTTCGACGGGCTGAGTTTGTGGTTGTGCTGCGCAGAGCGGTCAGAAACGTCTGAAATCCAATGCGACGGACAGTCCGCGCGGTTCATTCCGTATGCTGACGCGCGGATTGTGATCGATCCTTATGTTCTTACGAAGCAACCGTTGACACTAGCGGTCCCAGCCCGGCGGATAGCGGCGCGCGCCTATGCCGACAACAAAGATCTGAGAGCAGCGATTGATGCAAGTCCCGTAGAGGAATTGTCGTGGACTTTTACTGCGCACGATCTTTCGTGA
- a CDS encoding DUF1559 domain-containing protein, which translates to MHSILRFRALTALSLATCLLAASAGTAAAQADPKLNLDHIPEQAVGAVFLFPQTLAAKPELELLPTEVIAAAGKRDFGFNPMEIEQAIALIAPPMGGNPPSWGIILHFSAPQGLSKDLTQRTERREIEDVKYFAANRPREPSFCIYKEKTILIAPESFLTLMIANQPADSELRTLLVKSATDADATGILAVEPVRDLINQALVGAPPMPPPIQQLFTLPDHLDSVHIGLNLTPPDATYIRMTGRDGMSAEAVERIFTEALAFVKQMLIAQSTMSMRVGEGAVAEATLKYLARAGDVIENKLKPVREGNDVTISATFNPAYSSSAVLAGLLLPAVQQAREAARRTQSRNNMKQLGLAMHNYHDVFTAFPAHANYEKKKPLLSWRVHVLPYLGHPGLYQKFHLDEPWDSEHNKALIKEMPAVYQNPNMNNKDFKTNYLLITGEDAAFFGEEGMQIRDFTDGTSNTILAVEANEDQAVIWTKPDDWEFDEENPFKGLGKLRQGGFNTLFADGSVQFISINVDEDTMRAFVTPGGGEVIQR; encoded by the coding sequence ATGCATTCAATTCTGCGATTTCGGGCGTTGACTGCCCTCTCGTTGGCGACCTGCCTTCTCGCTGCCTCGGCTGGTACCGCCGCCGCTCAAGCTGACCCCAAATTGAATTTGGACCATATCCCCGAGCAGGCCGTCGGTGCCGTGTTTCTTTTTCCACAAACACTGGCGGCGAAACCGGAGTTGGAGCTACTGCCGACAGAGGTGATCGCCGCAGCCGGGAAACGGGATTTCGGATTCAATCCCATGGAAATCGAACAGGCAATCGCCCTCATCGCCCCACCCATGGGGGGAAATCCCCCCAGCTGGGGCATCATCCTCCATTTCTCAGCGCCGCAGGGGCTTTCCAAGGATTTAACGCAACGGACTGAGAGGCGCGAAATCGAGGACGTCAAATACTTCGCTGCCAATCGTCCCCGGGAACCAAGTTTTTGCATCTACAAGGAAAAGACGATCCTGATCGCTCCGGAATCGTTTTTGACCCTGATGATTGCTAACCAACCGGCCGATAGCGAGTTGCGAACCTTGCTAGTAAAATCAGCAACGGATGCCGATGCCACGGGAATTCTGGCCGTTGAACCGGTCCGCGACTTGATCAATCAAGCACTGGTCGGAGCCCCGCCCATGCCTCCACCAATTCAGCAGTTGTTCACATTGCCTGATCATTTGGACTCGGTCCACATCGGGCTGAACCTCACTCCCCCCGATGCAACCTATATCCGTATGACTGGCCGCGACGGGATGTCGGCCGAGGCAGTAGAGCGGATTTTCACCGAAGCATTGGCGTTTGTGAAACAAATGCTCATTGCGCAAAGCACCATGAGCATGCGCGTGGGGGAAGGCGCCGTGGCAGAAGCGACTCTCAAATACTTGGCGCGTGCCGGCGACGTGATCGAGAACAAACTGAAACCGGTACGGGAAGGAAACGACGTAACCATCTCGGCCACTTTCAATCCCGCATACTCCTCATCAGCCGTTTTAGCGGGACTATTACTCCCGGCGGTCCAACAGGCCCGCGAAGCAGCCCGCCGCACGCAATCGCGCAACAACATGAAACAACTTGGCTTGGCGATGCACAACTATCACGACGTCTTCACCGCGTTTCCGGCACACGCCAACTACGAGAAGAAGAAACCACTGCTCAGTTGGCGCGTCCATGTATTGCCCTACCTGGGACACCCCGGCTTGTATCAGAAGTTTCACCTCGACGAACCGTGGGATAGCGAACACAACAAAGCCCTGATCAAGGAAATGCCGGCGGTCTACCAAAACCCCAACATGAACAACAAGGATTTCAAAACCAACTACCTATTGATCACTGGCGAGGATGCGGCCTTCTTTGGCGAAGAGGGAATGCAGATTCGCGATTTCACCGACGGAACATCAAATACCATTCTCGCTGTCGAGGCGAACGAGGATCAAGCGGTGATTTGGACCAAACCAGACGATTGGGAATTCGACGAAGAAAACCCTTTCAAAGGTTTGGGGAAACTACGGCAAGGAGGCTTTAATACCCTGTTTGCCGACGGGTCGGTTCAATTTATTAGCATCAACGTCGATGAGGACACGATGCGCGCATTCGTGACACCCGGCGGTGGTGAAGTGATCCAAAGATGA
- a CDS encoding RidA family protein has protein sequence MSVEVKAAELGLTFSEVTPGYLNLCAQTGNLLMTSGHVSDLKGKLGDGVTVEQGYEAAKDCAIKILNSVRSHHGTLNGLKVIKLLGCVNSTLDFTDQHLVINGASDLLHELYGKEGDGYHARSALGFAALPTGVAVEVEAVFEIIEG, from the coding sequence ATGAGTGTTGAAGTAAAGGCAGCGGAACTGGGACTCACGTTTTCCGAGGTGACACCGGGCTATTTGAATCTCTGCGCGCAAACCGGCAATTTGCTGATGACCTCCGGCCATGTCAGTGACCTGAAGGGCAAGCTAGGGGACGGAGTGACGGTCGAGCAAGGATATGAAGCAGCCAAGGATTGCGCGATCAAAATCCTGAATTCGGTGCGCAGCCACCACGGTACATTGAATGGTTTGAAGGTGATCAAATTGTTGGGATGTGTGAATTCGACGTTGGATTTCACCGACCAGCATCTGGTGATCAACGGTGCCTCGGATCTGTTGCACGAACTGTACGGCAAAGAAGGGGACGGCTACCACGCCCGCAGTGCTCTGGGATTCGCCGCTCTGCCGACGGGGGTTGCTGTTGAAGTCGAAGCTGTTTTCGAAATCATCGAAGGGTAA